Proteins from a genomic interval of Gossypium hirsutum isolate 1008001.06 chromosome A09, Gossypium_hirsutum_v2.1, whole genome shotgun sequence:
- the LOC107895464 gene encoding geraniol 8-hydroxylase-like: MDLLTSSLLCLLFTWLLLQAFNSFRYGCKSSQHKLPPGPWPKPIISNLFDLGDKPHRSLAKLAQIHGPVMSLKLGSLITVVLSSETTAKEILSKQDLIFSSRTIVVGIRACQHYEFGMPWIPVSPLWRTLRKVRNTHIFASRKLDASQYLRWNKIQELIANVGESSVKGEAVNIGQAAFDTTINLLSNTIFSMDLVDPNSSIAREFKETVCDIMVEIGKPNLADYFPLLTKLDPQGIRRRMTLHFNKLLKLFGHMFDERWQ, encoded by the coding sequence ATGGATTTGTTAACAAGCTCCCTGCTGTGTCTGCTCTTCACTTGGCTCCTGCTTCAGGCTTTCAATTCATTTAGATATGGATGTAAATCAAGCCAACACAAGCTCCCACCTGGTCCATGGCCCAAGCCAATCATCAGCAATCTCTTCGATCTTGGGGATAAACCCCACAGATCATTGGCTAAGCTTGCTCAGATTCATGGCCCCGTTATGAGTCTTAAACTTGGCAGCTTAATCACCGTCGTCCTTTCATCGGAAACAACAGCCAAAGAGATCCTTTCAAAACAAGACCTTATATTCTCTAGTCGAACCATTGTGGTTGGCATTCGAGCCTGCCAACACTATGAATTTGGAATGCCATGGATACCTGTGTCCCCACTTTGGAGAACTCTTCGCAAAGTACGTAATACCCATATTTTCGCTAGTAGGAAACTCGATGCTAGTCAATACCTGCGTTGGAACAAGATTCAGGAACTGATTGCTAATGTTGGCGAAAGTAGCGTTAAAGGTGAAGCCGTCAACATAGGCCAAGCTGCCTTTGATACTACCATTAATTTGTTGTCCAACACTATTTTCTCAATGGATTTGGTTGACCCAAATTCATCTATTGCTCGAGAATTCAAGGAAACAGTTTGTGATATCATGGTGGAGATAGGGAAGCCTAATTTGGCTGATTATTTCCCTTTGCTTACAAAGTTGGATCCACAAGGTATACGGCGTCGGATGACCCTTCATTTCAACAAGTTGCTTAAACTTTTCGGCCATATGTTCGATGAAAGATGGCAATAA